A genomic region of bacterium contains the following coding sequences:
- a CDS encoding ubiquitin-like domain-containing protein produces the protein MAPAVSPSTASDIRVLKDQRRCGSAYLAYLLVACFVSGLLAPFISVPRLWHLVLGQNVYLSIDRQTRAYSTLRRTVADVLKENKIVLSPEDRVDPPVGTAIWPGIQISVVRALPLVMSVGGTPRSARVAAQTVGEALALLNIQVRGEDRVYPDPSTALAPDMRITIERRETRTWVVRRPVAFPSRIVADPTLLKGTRAVRSDGRPGLLDRTVRVEYADGRAVTVQTLAEAVVTPPTPRVIAVGTKPLLAASGPYAGKEIMVLQASAYYPGPNNFGGGVGPKTAIGLIAQHGVVAVDPSVIPLGTRLFIEGYGAAVAGDTGGAIRGTRVDLCFNTYQEAMQFGRRNVKVYILAWR, from the coding sequence ATGGCGCCGGCTGTTTCGCCATCGACGGCCAGTGACATTCGAGTCCTCAAAGACCAACGGCGGTGTGGGTCGGCGTACCTGGCCTACCTGCTGGTGGCCTGTTTCGTGTCGGGCCTGCTCGCACCATTCATCTCGGTTCCCCGGTTGTGGCACCTCGTGCTCGGCCAGAACGTCTACCTTTCCATCGACCGGCAGACCCGAGCCTACAGCACGCTCCGGCGGACCGTGGCCGACGTCCTCAAGGAGAACAAGATCGTCCTGAGCCCGGAGGATCGGGTGGATCCTCCGGTCGGGACGGCGATCTGGCCGGGGATCCAGATCAGCGTCGTCCGCGCCCTACCCCTCGTGATGTCGGTCGGCGGGACCCCACGATCCGCGCGCGTGGCCGCTCAAACGGTGGGGGAGGCGCTCGCCCTCCTGAACATCCAGGTTCGTGGTGAGGATCGGGTGTATCCGGACCCCTCCACGGCCCTTGCACCCGACATGCGGATCACGATCGAGCGGCGTGAGACCCGGACCTGGGTCGTGCGCCGTCCCGTGGCGTTCCCGTCGAGGATCGTCGCCGATCCCACGCTGCTCAAGGGCACTCGGGCCGTCCGGTCGGACGGGCGGCCCGGCCTTTTGGACCGAACCGTCCGCGTGGAATATGCCGACGGCCGCGCGGTGACCGTGCAGACGCTCGCCGAGGCCGTCGTCACGCCCCCGACCCCCCGCGTGATTGCGGTGGGCACCAAACCGCTTTTGGCGGCGTCCGGACCATACGCCGGCAAGGAGATCATGGTGCTGCAGGCTTCGGCCTACTACCCCGGGCCCAACAACTTCGGTGGAGGGGTCGGGCCCAAGACCGCGATCGGGTTGATCGCCCAGCACGGCGTGGTGGCCGTGGATCCGTCGGTGATCCCGCTGGGAACCCGGCTCTTCATTGAAGGGTACGGGGCGGCGGTGGCCGGAGACACCGGCGGAGCGATCCGCGGCACCCGCGTCGACCTCTGCTTCAACACCTACCAGGAGGCGATGCAGTTCGGGCGCCGAAATGTGAAGGTGTACATCCTCGCCTGGCGGTAG
- a CDS encoding LCP family protein: protein MMMVMASPPGGPTHPGQPPSEPAAVEATPQPSRGRGRWAAAVRWVLIATLAVFACLVLAAVGFISLLATPLREALNWPYPLTQRTNVLIMGLDRTVSDRNPNVVYPVSRTDTLIAATFDPAARRIFLLSVPRDTRAAIPHHVTTKINAAHAWGGVPLTLETAQNFLGVRFPYYIEINERGLVHLIDAVGGVNIHIEKDLNYDDNWDGLHIHLQKGYRRLGGKAAMEYSRFRHDPLGDIGRITRQQQVMNALLDELRRPRIATHFSRLLRVFHEDITTNLSDDQLVTLALFGARLPAGALVRETLPGNFGGDDWIAAGPQDRGVIAQMFYGTDADVFARTTAEVVARSVNRDAVNDAVARLRALGIRIERIRTASSDPPATAVLVHRGDPRVAKIVAALIGGAPIVDATSTGTADLTVILSDDASGSSGPTPPR from the coding sequence ATGATGATGGTTATGGCATCACCGCCCGGCGGGCCCACGCACCCCGGCCAGCCCCCCTCCGAACCCGCCGCCGTCGAGGCCACCCCCCAGCCTTCCAGAGGGCGCGGACGCTGGGCGGCCGCGGTGCGGTGGGTGCTCATCGCGACCCTGGCCGTCTTCGCCTGCCTCGTCCTCGCCGCCGTCGGGTTCATCAGCCTCCTCGCCACCCCGCTGCGGGAAGCGCTGAACTGGCCCTACCCGCTCACGCAGCGGACGAACGTCCTGATCATGGGTCTGGACCGCACCGTCAGCGACCGCAACCCCAACGTCGTCTACCCGGTGTCCAGGACCGACACGCTGATCGCCGCCACCTTTGATCCCGCCGCCCGGCGCATCTTCCTGCTCAGCGTGCCGCGTGACACGCGGGCCGCGATCCCCCACCACGTCACGACCAAGATCAACGCGGCCCACGCGTGGGGCGGAGTCCCGCTGACCCTGGAGACGGCGCAGAACTTCCTGGGGGTACGGTTTCCCTATTACATCGAAATCAACGAGCGCGGGCTGGTCCACCTGATCGACGCCGTCGGAGGCGTGAACATCCACATCGAGAAAGACCTTAACTACGACGACAATTGGGACGGCCTGCACATCCATCTGCAAAAGGGGTACCGGCGGCTCGGGGGCAAGGCGGCGATGGAGTACTCCCGATTCCGGCACGACCCGCTGGGGGATATCGGGCGAATCACCCGCCAGCAGCAGGTGATGAACGCGCTGCTCGACGAGCTGCGACGGCCGCGGATCGCCACGCACTTCTCGCGATTGCTGCGCGTGTTCCACGAGGACATCACGACCAACCTCAGCGACGATCAGCTCGTTACGCTCGCCTTGTTCGGCGCGCGCCTGCCCGCGGGGGCGCTGGTGCGCGAAACGTTGCCGGGCAACTTCGGCGGGGACGATTGGATCGCGGCGGGTCCTCAGGACCGCGGGGTGATCGCGCAGATGTTTTACGGGACCGACGCCGACGTCTTCGCCCGGACCACGGCCGAGGTGGTGGCGCGGTCGGTCAATCGCGATGCGGTGAACGATGCCGTGGCCCGTCTGCGTGCGCTCGGCATTCGAATCGAGCGAATCCGGACGGCGTCGTCCGATCCGCCGGCCACCGCCGTGCTGGTCCACCGCGGGGATCCGCGGGTGGCGAAAATCGTCGCCGCGCTCATCGGCGGCGCCCCCATCGTCGACGCCACGTCAACGGGGACCGCCGACCTCACGGTCATCCTTTCCGACGATGCATCGGGGAGCTCCGGGCCGACGCCACCTCGATAG
- the rsmA gene encoding 16S rRNA (adenine(1518)-N(6)/adenine(1519)-N(6))-dimethyltransferase RsmA produces MEASRASFTAQDLATPAGTRAVLQRFGIRPAKRWGQHFLVSTQALCRTLDAAAVTPADTLLEVGAGIGTLTLGLAERAGRVTAVEVDRALVRVLQAIVAGRPNVRVVAGDILELPPATLFDGPPDAPRKVVANLPYNIASAVLMRLLDAPLGLRVLVVTVQREVAERIAAAPGGRAYGILSVAIQYRATPRILARIPPGAFLPRPAVDSALVELVPHRTPPVSVPDERRFFRIVAAGFGQRRKTLQNALASGLGLSKEDVGGACASAGVDPRARAETLGLMAFAVLARALDPILQTASSS; encoded by the coding sequence CTGGAAGCGAGCCGGGCTTCGTTCACCGCGCAGGACCTGGCGACCCCCGCGGGGACCCGGGCAGTTCTTCAGCGGTTCGGCATCCGCCCGGCCAAACGGTGGGGGCAGCATTTCCTGGTTAGCACGCAGGCCCTCTGCCGGACCCTCGACGCGGCGGCGGTGACCCCGGCCGACACCCTGCTTGAGGTCGGGGCCGGAATCGGCACGCTGACCCTGGGGCTGGCCGAACGCGCCGGGCGGGTGACGGCGGTCGAGGTCGATCGCGCCCTCGTGCGAGTGCTCCAGGCGATCGTGGCGGGCCGACCCAACGTGCGGGTGGTGGCCGGGGACATCCTCGAGCTTCCGCCCGCGACCCTTTTCGACGGCCCGCCGGACGCCCCGCGGAAGGTCGTCGCCAACCTGCCCTACAACATCGCCTCGGCCGTGCTGATGCGCCTGCTCGATGCTCCGCTCGGGCTCCGGGTGCTGGTGGTGACCGTCCAGCGCGAGGTGGCGGAGCGGATCGCCGCGGCCCCTGGTGGCCGGGCGTACGGGATCTTGTCGGTCGCGATCCAGTATCGCGCCACCCCGAGGATTTTGGCGCGAATCCCCCCCGGCGCGTTCCTGCCCAGGCCCGCGGTGGACTCGGCGCTTGTGGAGCTCGTGCCGCACCGGACGCCGCCGGTGAGCGTCCCCGATGAGCGGAGGTTTTTCCGGATCGTGGCCGCCGGTTTCGGACAGCGCCGAAAGACCCTTCAGAATGCACTGGCCAGCGGGCTGGGGCTCTCCAAGGAGGATGTCGGGGGCGCCTGCGCCTCCGCCGGCGTCGATCCCCGCGCGCGCGCGGAAACGCTCGGGCTGATGGCGTTCGCGGTCCTCGCTCGCGCGCTCGACCCGATTCTGCAGACCGCATCCTCCTCGTAA
- the mce gene encoding methylmalonyl-CoA epimerase, with translation MSEPARGGIRLAHLGIVVRRIEAAEALTRRLGLAAARHETLEREGVRAAFVPVGGSEIELLEPLAAVGPVGRFLAGRGEGIHHVALEVPDIELALARARAAGMRLIDEVPRPGADGSRVAFIHPASAHGVLFELVERTKGDPVPLRDL, from the coding sequence ATGAGTGAGCCCGCACGCGGCGGGATCCGGTTGGCCCACCTTGGGATCGTGGTCCGGCGCATCGAGGCGGCCGAGGCGCTCACCCGCCGGCTGGGGCTTGCGGCTGCGAGGCACGAAACCCTGGAGCGCGAGGGGGTGCGCGCGGCTTTCGTGCCGGTCGGAGGGAGCGAGATCGAGCTGCTGGAACCGCTTGCCGCCGTGGGGCCGGTCGGTCGTTTTCTCGCGGGAAGGGGCGAGGGGATCCACCACGTGGCGCTCGAGGTGCCCGACATCGAGCTCGCGCTGGCCCGCGCCCGCGCGGCTGGGATGCGGCTGATCGACGAGGTCCCCCGTCCCGGAGCGGACGGCTCGAGGGTCGCCTTTATCCACCCCGCCTCCGCCCACGGGGTCCTCTTTGAGCTGGTCGAGCGCACGAAAGGCGACCCAGTTCCTCTAAGAGACCTCTGA
- the ispE gene encoding 4-(cytidine 5'-diphospho)-2-C-methyl-D-erythritol kinase — protein sequence MKQLRLNAYAKINLTLDVLGDRPDGYHDIETVLHTVELHDTIILREDGEGISLRCASPDVPVETQNIVHRAATLLRETFQIPRGVEIELSKRIPVASGLGGGSSDAAVTLLGLAQMWKLRLDEGQLIELGSKIGSDVPFFLIGGAALALGRGERVRMLPPLPTTWVVIARPTVQITSEWAYKALDHEAVRRHPNTQGVVRALEAEDPRGVGRMLCNVFEDVVIAHHPVVGTIRDRMTAMGPLGVSLSGTGPAVFAMAANESAAKELAAALGSAADVEVIVTRTFAEER from the coding sequence GTGAAGCAGCTGCGCCTCAACGCGTATGCAAAGATCAACCTGACCCTCGATGTGCTCGGCGATCGTCCCGACGGCTACCACGACATCGAAACCGTCCTCCACACGGTTGAGCTCCACGATACGATCATCCTTCGGGAGGACGGCGAGGGGATCAGCCTCCGCTGCGCCAGCCCCGACGTCCCGGTCGAGACGCAAAACATCGTGCACCGGGCGGCGACACTTCTCCGGGAGACCTTCCAGATTCCGCGCGGGGTCGAAATCGAACTTTCCAAGCGGATTCCGGTGGCATCCGGGCTCGGCGGCGGCTCGAGCGACGCCGCCGTCACCTTGCTCGGCCTCGCCCAGATGTGGAAGCTGCGGCTGGACGAGGGTCAACTCATCGAGCTCGGCAGCAAGATCGGGTCGGATGTCCCCTTCTTCCTCATCGGCGGGGCGGCGCTGGCGTTGGGGCGGGGGGAGCGGGTGCGGATGTTGCCGCCGCTCCCCACCACCTGGGTGGTCATCGCCAGGCCCACCGTGCAAATCACCAGCGAATGGGCCTACAAGGCGCTGGACCATGAGGCCGTGCGTCGGCACCCGAACACCCAAGGCGTCGTCCGAGCGCTGGAGGCGGAAGACCCACGCGGCGTCGGCCGGATGCTCTGCAACGTGTTTGAGGACGTGGTGATCGCCCACCATCCGGTCGTGGGCACGATCCGCGATCGGATGACCGCGATGGGGCCGCTCGGGGTTTCCCTCTCCGGCACCGGGCCCGCCGTGTTCGCGATGGCCGCGAACGAATCAGCGGCCAAGGAGCTCGCCGCGGCGCTCGGGAGCGCGGCGGACGTTGAGGTGATCGTGACCCGGACGTTTGCCGAGGAACGGTAG